TTTTTGAGTTCTCTTgctgttttgtcttttttcgGGGATTTGCTTTTTAGTATACTGTTTTTTCGGTATTGAGATTTTGGATGATACTTTTTGATTTTGCACATTTGAACCATTAGAATGTTTCATTTCTATAGTCTATGGACTTGGTTTTGAAGTGTCACAAGGATAGTGACATGATTGAATCTGAAGCGGTTGATCAGTcatctataaaatttataatgaattaaGTTCTTACTGTCTCCTCCTCGATTTGCTTTGAATCTGATTGTAAATTTAAGACAAATTATAACACTTTGGCCTTGGCTGTTTTTATAGTAGTGTATGGAAGAAACATTCAAATACCTATGAGGTCTTGTCGATAGAGTGAATATTATTTAGGCTGTCTCATTTTCTACCTCCTTGAGTAATGATGGATATTGTCTGtgatgtattattcaaataatGAAAATTGTTGAATGCATCAAAAGATACGGAAGgtttataacaaaatacatgtataatgcGCAGTGTTTACTCGCAGTTACTCTTTAATTAAAAACACCTGGGTGAGAAATGTAACAGTGTACTTGTCCCTAACATGATATAGTTCAGTTGATTGCGTTAGCAGCGTTACAGTGCCTTTGGGTTTGGTTACTTTCTTGTCGGGCTTGTACTTAAAACCCATTGTTGAATGATGGACTTTGAGTTAATATGACTAGTGGACTTTGTTGTTTGATCCAGTCATGTTAGAGATTCGTATTTACGGGATAAAAAACGATGGTAGTTCAAACTTCAAATGAGAGAAAGCAGGTCATTATATAGGACCTTCTAACACCAGAATAGTAATGCTTCAAAGGGTTGTTCAGTTGTTAGAGGCCACTATCAAAGACGCTTATATACTATGAAATGATCATCATCATGCTGCCAAACTCAACAAAGAAAAATGTACATGCTCGCTCACATGCATCACTTACATggatccatatatatatatttgtggtCTCACTCAACGATATAGATATATCTGTAATGACATAATGtaattagatatataatatatgtatgcATTAAGTCCAACATTAATTGAATAATTGGAGAAATTATGAGCAAGGGCGCTGGTACATAATGCTATGTATACATGAAAAATCGGCTGGCAAAGataacatataataatatgttCAAAGCTGTTCTTATTTTGCCTGTCATGGATACCATTCTTATCATCTTCTCCTCTTTATTATACAGTAAATCAGGGACAGTATCATGCTATTACAAAATCTGTGTAATCATTGTTATTAACTGTatgtaatttgattttgtattacTTCTTTAAAGTTTTGCGTGAAAATGATATACAACTTTTTAATGTGGGTGGGGTGAGACTTTGCTTGTTCAATGAACAAAAATCAAGTGCAGAAAATTCTTGCACACCAAAATGCAATTCCCAAAAAGCGcattttttcttaataagcTAATTAGTTACATAACATTTTACAAGATTCCTGTTTCCTCATATCTTTGTGGAACTTTGTCatatatgtatactatataGTAATTATTGCTACAAGCTGGCTCTTTCCCGTTAATGTCACATATACGAATACATGATTAGTCTAACTTCAAAAAATTTAAGTTGTGACGACGTTGATGTAGACTCGTTCCAGAATCAATTCGGTGCAAGTAAGGAAACAATAATAGATAAACATATCTTAAAAGTATGTCTTGAGTTTAATATCCATATATATAAGTCATCTTCGTTGGGCAACGTAGTTAATTAGTACTAATACATTATGGATTGTTCAGCcataatatatagtttgatCATCTTGTTAAACGTATtatccaaatatattttatgcatGATTTTCATTCTATGCAACatttcttttctatttatttatgcaACATGCTGGACTAGTGATAGATAAAATTAATGAGGTGAAATTTGAcgttgtaagttgtaacaactgaaaaatattaaattaagggTTCAACTAGAATTATTACGAACACAAGTACATGTCTAAATCGAGGGGTTGGTTGGACGGCTTAAAACAAGTTTATCTACCCCTAATCATGCAGTTTTAAGACAGCTTGGAGTCTCTGACCTTTAACTAAGTTATTCCGAAAATTCACGCATAATAAACAAAATGTTGAATTGAAGAAACATCTATCTCGACATAGATTAGTGGAGGCTCTGGAGACAGATGATTGGCTATACGAATGTGTTGTATAGTCTGAACTATCATGCTTTACCTTGCATTGTCTATTTGCCTTACAAGGACTTTTTAGTTAAGTTTCTGATTAGGCCcgtaatttttttgtttggtttgggaTCAGTCTTTTAACCAGAAAATTAATGGACCTCAATCCCAAGCAATGTCAGGACTAAAGGTGATCTATGGTTCACCCTCCTTTTGGAAAGACCATCCAAACGCCACTACACTACTTACATTTCATTGCTTAACCGAACACACCCGCCTTTTTCTTAAAGAAAAGGTTGATATAGAAGCCAATGTAAGAAAATCTAGAAGTAAAAAAGATTATATGCCACTCATCCCTTTATATAGTGATAATTACAAACATAATGGCGATGTTGAGATGTTTTCTCATGATACCACCAGCTTATACGGTTTAGATAAGATTCCTTTCGTAATTAATTCTTTTCATaactattttcaaatatatatacacttaaCTGTCATAATAATTAAGAATCATATAAATGATCTGTCTTATAATGTACTTATACCAAACCTTTTCATACAGTCtctgtgtatatatatagacacaATTAAACCCAAGAGCTACAACAAACATTAAAACTCATCTATCTCTTGCTCTCTCTgtctctcatcatcatcatctttggCCATGGCAAAGGACTTGGAGGTGCAAGAGAGGGGAGCAACGGCGGCGAGAGATTACGTTGATCCGCCTCCGGCGCCTTTGTTAGACATGGAGGAACTTGGGAAGTGGTCGCTCTACAGAGCGGTCATAGCTGAGTTTGTGGCGACACTTCTCTTCCTTTACGTCTCAGTCCTCACCGTAATCGGCTACAAAGCTCAGACCGACGCAAACGCGGGAGGAGTTGATTGCGGCGGTGTAGGAATATTGGGGATTGCGTGGGCTTTCGGTGGAATGATTTTTGTTCTCGTTTACTGTACCGCCGGTGTCTCCGGTAAGTTTAAACAAAACGTTCGAGTCACGGCACATATATTGTCACGTAAAAATAATGTCAGAAATATtgtttattatgaaacaaatagACCATAGTTgctttagaaaaagaaaaaaaataccatTATTGCTCTACGTGTATTAGTTTTTAACATCATTCTATGTTACTACGTATATTAGTTAGAGATGGTGAATCCGGTTAGGTATGAATTACTTTTGTTCAGCTTATCTAAATTAAAATACAGCCATAATACAATTTGAGTTAATTTTGTGTGTATTATTTACCTTTGAAGGTGGTCATATAAATCCGGCTGTTACGTTCGGATTGTTCTTAGCTAGAAAAGTCTCATTGGTGCGGACAGTGTTATACATTGTGGCTCAGTGCCTTGGTGCCATCTGCGGTTGCGGTCTTGTCAAAGCATTCCAAAGTTCTTACTACACCAGGTTCCATCATGTCTCAACATTCATGCCTCAAGATTTAATTCTAAATCGATTTTAAAAGCCAAtcaattatatatgtataattataagCATGCATGTTAGTATATATTTGATTACGATGTTTTATTAACTACCAGAATTATTGATAACATTAGATATGGAGGTGGAGCTAATGAGCTAGCTGACGGCTACAACAAAGGAACTGGACTCGGTGCGGAGATCATCGGGACATTTGTCCTAGTCTACACCGTTTTCTCGGCCACAGATCCCAAGCGAAGCGCACGTGACTCTCACATTCCTGTTTTGGCGCCACTTCCTATTGGTTTTGCCGTCTTCATGGTTCACTTAGCCACCATTCCCATCACCGGAACCGGAATCAACCCGGCTCGTAGCTTCGGAGCTGCAGTTATCTACAACCAAGAAAAGGCCTGGGACGACCAAGTACGTTATTGACTTTTTTTTATATGGACACATTGTATTAGTAACGTATGAAATGAATCTAATGATATGTTTGATTATATATATCTGATAATTTGAACAGTGGATCTTTTGGGTGGGACCATTGATCGGGGCAGCCGCAGCTGCGTTATACCATCAGTTTGTTCTAAGAGCAGCTGGGATTAAAAGTCTTGGCTCCTTTAGGAGCTCTGcttaattttaattgtttaaattaagCCACAAGTTGATCTTTATTCAAAATGATAATTACCACAAATTCCACAACCAGCAGAAAGAGGAAGTTTAcctgtatctttttttttctatgttctgtttttttttgaatttcatGGAATTTCCCATTGGTTGTAAATGTGGTTTTAATTAATGTTGCTTTAAGATAAATCTCGATTCCGCTTTATATCATTTCGTAGAGTTAACGTTAATTCTGCACTGATTCTATTGCTCTTGGGGaatcaacaagaaaaaaactcactttatcaacaagaaGGAACCTCAGGTATTCTTTTtaaccgggcttcgtagcctggtggtaatggaacctcggctgaggtgcccgccacccagcttcgaaacccggccacagcgatttaacatccttactgctggggcgctggaccccttcgggagatatttgggaaagtggctgcctagacaccagagatatcaaaaaaaagaaaactcactTATCTCTATTTTCATAACTTTCTCGATACACACAAACTTTTCCAACAACGAGGACAAAACATTTGGATATGCATATCATGTTAATGATTATACAATTCTCAAATTACAACTTGTTAGTTCTCtatctgataccaaatatacaTAACTGAGTGTTTACCAAATATACATAACTGAGTTATGTGATTCCTCATCAGGCTCCTCAATATGCTTTGCTTACATATGATTTGGTCAGATACCTAATCGGTTAGAAAGCTGGTTGGTTTATTAGCGGGAATTGAGTGTTATATTTTGTAGTTGTAGTAATAAATCCGATAGGATACTTAGGATTTGGTAAGCAGAGTAAGCAAACCCGAGTTAAGAGTTGACTTATGTAGATTGATTTCTGTCTTTGTTCTCACTGTCTCAGACTACTTAACAACTTATGCACAACTTTTGTCCTGctcattaataaacaaaaaaagaagaagaaggtttccttttttatttatacatgttTGTACGTTTTCCTCCGCCTCAGTTTCTCTTCGCTCTTATTTCTCTCGTTCGTCTGAATGTTCACTCCGAGTTTCGTGCTTTGCACAAATAATAAGCTCTCTAAATTCCATGTCCCCAAAAAGCAAGCGTCTTGCACTAAGGCGCTACAAACTTTGCGATATTTACATGACGTTATCACTTATCACCACgaccaaaaaaaacatgacGTTATCACTTTCCAAGTAAGGGTCTTTTGTCTCTCTTTTGATATTTACATATGAGAACAAGCAAACTAGTAATTCTCTTgttatatttagggtttaaataTACATCACCACTGG
The sequence above is drawn from the Raphanus sativus cultivar WK10039 chromosome 7, ASM80110v3, whole genome shotgun sequence genome and encodes:
- the LOC108814148 gene encoding probable aquaporin PIP2-4 — translated: MAKDLEVQERGATAARDYVDPPPAPLLDMEELGKWSLYRAVIAEFVATLLFLYVSVLTVIGYKAQTDANAGGVDCGGVGILGIAWAFGGMIFVLVYCTAGVSGGHINPAVTFGLFLARKVSLVRTVLYIVAQCLGAICGCGLVKAFQSSYYTRYGGGANELADGYNKGTGLGAEIIGTFVLVYTVFSATDPKRSARDSHIPVLAPLPIGFAVFMVHLATIPITGTGINPARSFGAAVIYNQEKAWDDQWIFWVGPLIGAAAAALYHQFVLRAAGIKSLGSFRSSA